Proteins from a single region of Paraburkholderia aromaticivorans:
- a CDS encoding DsbC family protein yields MNMIQSMWATRLARHAFVTFATAGISLSAIAAPPSAPTRAEIQDMLRKNPGPDIDVTSVAKTPLAGIFEVNVGKQLIYTDRSANYLLVGQMIESRTRRNLTQVALQDSSRIDFSSLPLANAIRTVKGDGSRRMAVFADPYCPYCKRLEQTLQKLDNVTIYTFLFPILTPDSKPMSDAIWCSPDRHTAWSSWMLNGTKPPRGTSCNAAAVSSNLALARSLGISGTPTIIFSNGTERTGALPLDELNSALDAGKS; encoded by the coding sequence ATGAACATGATCCAGTCAATGTGGGCAACGCGTCTTGCACGGCATGCCTTTGTCACCTTCGCGACGGCAGGCATTTCGCTTTCTGCCATCGCAGCTCCGCCATCGGCACCAACGCGGGCGGAAATTCAGGACATGCTGCGCAAAAATCCTGGCCCGGACATCGACGTAACGTCCGTCGCGAAAACGCCGCTCGCAGGCATCTTCGAGGTGAATGTGGGCAAGCAGCTCATCTACACGGATCGATCGGCCAACTATCTCCTTGTCGGCCAGATGATCGAGAGCCGCACCCGTCGCAATCTCACACAGGTCGCCCTGCAGGACAGTTCAAGAATCGATTTTTCGAGCCTGCCGCTCGCCAATGCGATCAGGACCGTCAAGGGCGATGGCAGTCGCCGGATGGCCGTCTTTGCGGACCCGTATTGCCCTTATTGCAAGCGGCTTGAGCAGACCCTCCAGAAGCTCGATAACGTCACCATCTATACGTTCCTTTTTCCGATCCTGACGCCCGATTCGAAGCCCATGTCGGATGCAATCTGGTGTTCCCCGGACCGGCACACTGCCTGGTCATCGTGGATGCTCAATGGTACGAAGCCGCCGCGGGGCACCTCGTGCAATGCAGCAGCCGTCAGCAGTAACCTCGCGCTCGCACGGAGCCTTGGCATCAGCGGAACACCTACGATCATTTTTTCTAACGGTACAGAACGCACCGGCGCGCTGCCGCTGGACGAACTGAACAGCGCACTGGATGCGGGCAAATCATGA